Proteins from one Shewanella pealeana ATCC 700345 genomic window:
- a CDS encoding Na(+)/H(+) antiporter subunit D yields MWMLELPPFTLFFIGGLIAAMTRGTLRGAIMVAIPVISAIHLWTVPEGIHLQLTFLDYELVPYRADKLSLMFGYVFHIAAFISIIYSLHVKDSVQQVAAMLYAGSALGAVFAGDLLTLFIFWELLAFTSVFLIWARRTTRAYHAGMRYLIIQVLSGVILLVGALFYAAETGSLSFEYIGLDSIAGWLIFIAFGIKCAFPFAHTWLTDAYPEATPTGTVILSAFTTKVAVYALARAYPGTELLIYIGAAMTCFPIFFAVIENDLRRVLAYSLINQVGFMVVGIGIGTALAINGAIAHAFNDVIFKGLLFMSMGAVLHMTGRINGSDLGGLYKTMPKTTILCIIGAASISAFPLFSGFVSKSMVMSAALETGHDWVWLMLLFASAGVFHHAGIKIPYFAFFAHDSGLRASDPPRNMLFAMFIAASLCIAIGIYPAALYSLLPYDTGYNPYDATHVLAQTQLLMFSALAFVWLNLRGMYPPELRSTNLDVDWVYRRAIPNVLQKLFAVIWKADGALRQAIRGKLSQYQSIIANKHKGLGGLLSGSYPSGNMVLWVAVLLASYLFMGFIG; encoded by the coding sequence ATGTGGATGCTTGAGCTACCGCCCTTTACCCTATTCTTTATAGGTGGGCTTATTGCTGCAATGACCCGGGGCACACTGCGCGGCGCAATAATGGTTGCCATTCCTGTTATTAGCGCCATTCACCTGTGGACAGTGCCTGAAGGTATTCATCTACAGCTGACGTTTTTAGATTATGAGTTGGTGCCATACCGCGCTGATAAACTGAGCCTGATGTTTGGCTATGTATTTCATATCGCCGCATTCATCTCCATTATCTACTCGCTGCATGTCAAAGATAGCGTACAACAGGTCGCAGCCATGCTCTATGCAGGTAGTGCGTTGGGCGCTGTATTTGCGGGCGATCTACTGACTCTATTTATATTCTGGGAGCTACTCGCCTTTACCTCAGTGTTTTTAATCTGGGCGCGCAGAACGACCCGCGCTTATCATGCAGGCATGCGCTACCTGATCATTCAGGTCCTATCCGGTGTCATCTTGCTAGTAGGCGCACTATTTTACGCCGCTGAAACAGGCTCGCTATCTTTTGAGTATATTGGCCTAGATAGTATCGCTGGCTGGCTGATCTTTATCGCCTTTGGTATTAAATGTGCTTTTCCCTTTGCCCATACTTGGCTCACCGACGCCTACCCTGAAGCCACACCAACGGGTACCGTTATTCTCAGTGCATTTACCACTAAGGTAGCCGTTTACGCACTGGCGCGCGCCTACCCAGGCACCGAGCTATTGATATACATTGGCGCAGCCATGACCTGCTTCCCGATCTTCTTTGCGGTGATTGAAAATGATCTTCGCAGAGTCTTGGCCTATAGCCTGATAAACCAGGTGGGCTTTATGGTGGTAGGTATAGGTATTGGTACTGCACTGGCAATCAACGGCGCAATAGCTCATGCCTTCAACGATGTGATCTTTAAAGGCTTGCTGTTTATGAGCATGGGCGCAGTGCTGCATATGACTGGCAGAATCAACGGCTCGGATCTGGGCGGCCTGTATAAAACCATGCCCAAGACCACGATACTATGTATTATCGGCGCCGCCTCTATCTCAGCCTTCCCACTGTTTAGCGGCTTTGTCAGTAAATCAATGGTGATGTCTGCCGCGCTTGAAACCGGTCATGACTGGGTCTGGTTGATGTTACTGTTCGCCTCTGCGGGTGTGTTCCACCATGCAGGGATCAAGATCCCCTACTTTGCATTTTTCGCCCACGACTCGGGGCTGCGCGCCAGCGATCCGCCGCGCAATATGTTATTCGCCATGTTTATCGCCGCCAGCCTGTGTATTGCCATCGGTATCTATCCTGCAGCGCTGTACTCATTGCTGCCATATGATACGGGTTACAACCCTTATGATGCGACCCACGTATTGGCGCAGACTCAGTTGCTGATGTTCTCAGCCCTGGCGTTTGTTTGGCTAAATCTCAGAGGCATGTATCCTCCCGAATTGCGTTCAACCAACTTGGATGTGGACTGGGTTTATCGCCGCGCTATTCCCAACGTGCTACAAAAACTGTTCGCGGTAATATGGAAAGCTGATGGGGCGCTGCGCCAAGCTATACGAGGCAAACTAAGCCAATACCAGTCCATTATTGCCAACAAACATAAAGGCTTAGGAGGCTTGCTATCAGGCTCATATCCTTCGGGTAATATGGTGCTATGGGTAGCCGTGCTGCTAGCGTCTTATCTGTTTATGGGTTTTATTGGCTAG
- a CDS encoding PD-(D/E)XK nuclease family protein, with protein MEPLYLKLKSDLNQFFQDPNYLAFYQRFKAVTYLDGYVTFDENRKSDTLRWLLTPREGHLQQDYFIKALLAAYYREATTEQLIDLPQAYELSVKSFNQATVMRELVITNNKRIDLLLADAASKTLILIERKDGSKAHTGQLLSYFDWAETHYPDWKKYYILSDSCNQNHDKQMHPAFVQLDDEWISTAIKRLLESEALPARQSGVLKDIQAYVFGEWDEHTEKADKDITKYAKLLAHKHASLFETLSHESVMANGKQIQLGHVSPQNYFNSLALESQVRDSDDLNELLLILQASHEVLDYIQDYSSFEHLADEIKNIYPQIISDVESDGVSFLLTKHYSNPDDYYPYYFNLAKHTDEETGNDYYTVNWEAHKKCHESEIKYAESFAQKAGMKISRNWQFRSMARITQKDGIDKLDISSNSPIRIEIDEFIKLARSL; from the coding sequence ATGGAACCGTTATACCTAAAACTCAAATCGGACTTAAATCAGTTTTTTCAAGACCCTAATTATCTCGCCTTTTACCAGCGATTTAAAGCTGTGACTTATCTGGATGGATATGTCACTTTTGATGAAAACCGCAAATCAGATACCTTACGTTGGTTACTAACACCACGAGAAGGACACCTGCAACAAGACTACTTTATTAAAGCATTACTCGCAGCATATTACCGTGAAGCAACAACTGAGCAGTTAATTGATCTACCACAAGCATACGAGCTATCAGTAAAAAGCTTCAACCAAGCCACGGTTATGCGTGAGCTGGTGATAACCAACAACAAAAGAATTGACCTATTGCTAGCCGATGCAGCATCCAAAACCCTCATTTTGATTGAGCGAAAAGACGGTAGCAAGGCCCATACTGGTCAACTCCTTTCCTATTTTGATTGGGCAGAAACCCATTACCCTGACTGGAAAAAATATTACATTTTATCTGACAGCTGCAATCAAAATCATGACAAACAAATGCATCCTGCATTCGTTCAATTGGATGATGAATGGATAAGCACTGCGATAAAAAGGCTTCTCGAATCAGAAGCACTACCTGCTAGGCAAAGTGGTGTATTAAAAGACATTCAAGCCTATGTTTTCGGCGAGTGGGATGAACACACCGAAAAAGCAGATAAAGACATCACTAAGTATGCAAAGCTATTAGCCCATAAACATGCTTCATTATTTGAGACATTGAGTCATGAATCGGTGATGGCCAATGGTAAGCAAATACAATTAGGCCATGTATCACCACAGAACTATTTCAATAGTCTTGCGTTAGAGTCGCAGGTAAGAGACAGTGATGATCTCAATGAATTGTTACTAATCTTGCAAGCATCCCATGAAGTATTAGATTACATTCAAGACTACTCTTCCTTCGAGCATTTAGCCGATGAAATCAAGAATATTTACCCACAAATAATATCTGATGTTGAATCCGACGGAGTGTCCTTTTTGCTAACTAAACATTACTCAAATCCAGACGACTACTACCCTTATTACTTTAATTTAGCGAAACATACCGATGAAGAAACTGGTAATGATTACTACACCGTAAACTGGGAAGCACATAAAAAATGTCATGAATCGGAAATTAAGTATGCAGAAAGCTTTGCTCAAAAAGCTGGGATGAAAATCAGCAGAAATTGGCAATTTAGAAGCATGGCGCGGATAACCCAAAAAGATGGTATTGATAAGTTAGATATCTCATCTAACTCCCCCATCAGAATTGAAATTGACGAGTTTATAAAGCTAGCCAGAAGCTTGTAG
- a CDS encoding DUF6985 domain-containing protein → MKTINITWKAGEEFHEGTAGLTAWHDFQGYGSVEFLTREDLAIADSMQQWFIDNEKRIYALVCDYVNDNYQELLEDSEFLDVFDEDSESYETGVGEVSEADMQAGDIFKLMQLSGFILHHPDKNAVGMIFECAWDEEHGFGIVIQGDSIILQDGAQVAYRSLKS, encoded by the coding sequence ATGAAAACAATAAATATTACTTGGAAAGCGGGTGAAGAGTTTCATGAAGGTACAGCAGGGCTGACAGCTTGGCATGATTTTCAAGGGTACGGTAGTGTTGAATTTCTCACCCGAGAAGATCTGGCTATTGCTGATAGCATGCAGCAATGGTTCATAGATAATGAAAAGCGTATTTATGCGCTTGTTTGTGATTATGTGAATGACAACTATCAAGAATTACTTGAAGACTCAGAGTTTTTAGATGTGTTTGACGAAGATTCAGAATCTTACGAAACCGGTGTTGGCGAGGTGAGCGAAGCCGATATGCAGGCTGGGGATATCTTTAAGTTAATGCAGCTGTCCGGATTTATTTTACATCACCCAGACAAAAATGCAGTTGGGATGATTTTTGAATGTGCTTGGGATGAAGAGCATGGCTTTGGCATTGTGATCCAAGGTGACAGCATTATCTTGCAAGACGGTGCCCAAGTCGCGTATAGAAGCCTTAAATCATAA
- a CDS encoding transposase → MSRKPRANPIGIPQHVIQRGNNRQACFAAEQDFIAYAGWLKDYAKKFQVEIHAWVFMTNHVHLLCTPQETNAISQMMQSLGRQYVRYFNYTYKRSGTLWEGRYKSCLVQTEDYLLQLYHYIELNPVRANMVDAPSEYQWSSYQINALGKASTLCTPHPAYLAIHPTEKARQACYRALFKHQLDTQIIEDIRQATHKGMAIGNNKFKDDIEKLTNTNTRPQKMGRPTKPIA, encoded by the coding sequence ATGTCTAGAAAACCTAGAGCCAATCCGATAGGCATACCTCAACATGTCATTCAACGCGGTAATAACCGCCAAGCATGTTTTGCTGCAGAACAAGACTTTATTGCCTATGCCGGATGGTTAAAGGACTATGCCAAGAAATTTCAGGTTGAAATCCATGCCTGGGTATTTATGACAAACCATGTTCACCTACTTTGCACACCGCAAGAAACCAATGCGATTAGCCAAATGATGCAGTCTCTTGGGCGACAGTATGTGAGGTATTTTAATTACACTTATAAACGCTCTGGAACACTATGGGAGGGACGATATAAGTCTTGCCTAGTACAGACTGAAGACTATCTACTACAACTATATCACTATATAGAGCTCAATCCAGTTAGAGCAAATATGGTCGATGCCCCTTCTGAATATCAATGGTCCAGTTACCAAATCAACGCCTTAGGCAAAGCCTCCACATTATGTACGCCTCACCCTGCTTACCTCGCTATTCATCCTACAGAAAAAGCCCGACAAGCATGTTATCGAGCACTCTTTAAACACCAGTTAGACACACAAATCATTGAAGATATTCGACAAGCAACCCACAAAGGCATGGCTATCGGAAATAATAAATTTAAAGATGATATTGAGAAACTAACAAACACAAACACGAGACCGCAGAAAATGGGGCGGCCAACAAAGCCAATAGCATAA